In one window of Campylobacter hepaticus DNA:
- a CDS encoding fibronectin type III domain-containing protein yields MMRRFHLGFCLSLLILLFSACSVSQMNMFNSNKEFAINESLPKVEHLKSLSDMNSIAFEWQALYNENIKGFYLYRSDNNSLEFKLVGVIKDKFQTHYVDTKLEPNTKYHYMMKSFNDQGQISEEGKIIEANTTSRLEPVPFVQAITNLPNRIKLIWRPHPDLRVDSYIIERSKGDGKEFAKIAEIKNRLNAEYIDSDLKPDENSKYRIIAVSFQGVKSEPSQVVSSKSKSLPPLIEHLKATTDGFNKIVLTWDAPEYKDFSYYKVYSTSSSFLPYSVLIKTDKNSYEDKIEGIGKSKYYKVTMVDKDGLESPMPKDGVEGRTLGNPSSPTIILAQITSEGINLEWSDNDDRAVEYEVRRYGGKQNIIFKSLKEKQLKDIKALPGVEYSYEVIAIDAVGLRSKPSNKVKAAQ; encoded by the coding sequence ATGATGAGAAGATTTCACTTAGGTTTTTGCTTGAGTCTTTTGATTCTTTTATTTAGTGCTTGTAGTGTATCGCAAATGAATATGTTCAATTCAAATAAAGAATTTGCGATTAATGAGAGTTTGCCAAAGGTTGAACATTTAAAAAGTCTTAGCGATATGAATAGTATTGCTTTTGAATGGCAAGCTTTATATAATGAAAATATTAAAGGTTTTTATTTGTACCGATCAGATAATAATAGCCTTGAGTTTAAACTTGTTGGTGTGATTAAAGATAAGTTTCAAACTCATTATGTAGATACAAAATTAGAGCCTAATACTAAATATCATTATATGATGAAAAGTTTTAATGACCAAGGTCAAATTTCAGAAGAGGGTAAAATTATAGAAGCAAATACCACTTCAAGACTTGAGCCAGTTCCTTTTGTTCAAGCTATTACTAATTTGCCTAATCGTATTAAATTAATTTGGCGTCCACATCCTGATTTAAGGGTGGATTCTTATATTATTGAAAGATCAAAAGGTGATGGTAAGGAATTTGCAAAAATTGCAGAAATAAAAAACCGTTTAAATGCTGAATACATAGATAGTGATTTAAAGCCTGATGAAAATTCAAAATATAGAATTATTGCAGTGAGCTTTCAAGGTGTTAAAAGTGAACCAAGCCAGGTAGTAAGTTCTAAAAGTAAGTCTTTGCCTCCTTTAATTGAACATTTAAAAGCCACTACAGATGGTTTTAATAAAATCGTTTTAACTTGGGATGCACCTGAATATAAAGATTTTTCTTATTATAAAGTTTATTCTACGAGTTCGAGTTTTCTTCCTTATAGTGTTTTAATAAAAACGGATAAAAATTCTTATGAAGATAAAATAGAAGGTATTGGTAAAAGTAAATATTATAAAGTTACTATGGTTGATAAAGATGGGCTTGAAAGTCCTATGCCAAAAGATGGAGTAGAGGGTAGGACTTTAGGAAATCCTTCATCTCCTACTATCATTTTAGCTCAAATTACAAGTGAAGGCATTAATTTAGAGTGGAGTGATAATGATGATAGGGCAGTAGAGTATGAAGTAAGACGTTATGGAGGAAAGCAAAATATCATTTTTAAAAGTCTTAAAGAAAAGCAGTTAAAAGATATCAAAGCTTTACCTGGGGTAGAGTATAGTTATGAGGTTATTGCTATTGATGCAGTTGGTCTTCGTTCAAAACCTTCAAATAAAGTTAAAGCAGCCCAATAG
- the trmB gene encoding tRNA (guanosine(46)-N7)-methyltransferase TrmB, whose amino-acid sequence MPNFKTKKIKNLILPYSRDEVEFLWCAQNDKISLIYTKVKEESFFLQIKKEQNAFVLKCDKHTKPSKIAYLQKALTIFKEDFCEDIINEAFKLKNNALIEKTPFILNDFEELLFKLQGRIYIEIGFGSGRHLLYQARENPHVLILGVEIYNKALTQVAKLAKAQNINNILLVQSDARLLLSVLKSQSVEKIFLHFPVPWDKKPHRRVISQDFCKECARVLKYNGRFELRTDSFEYFNFTLNQFLNFPSPKFSLKKNENLEVSSKYEDRWKRQEKNIYDLWVWNFDQKDENYQLDVLDFSCFKLSQEDLKLIECNFQNKTIKKENFFLHFEKLYKQDENLILKIAFGAFNKPEHCYLYLKDTIHFLFKKPFKIQENIQAMKTLKEIIQMRFNNI is encoded by the coding sequence GTGCCAAATTTTAAAACAAAAAAGATTAAAAATTTAATTCTACCTTATAGCAGAGATGAGGTAGAATTTCTTTGGTGTGCTCAAAATGATAAGATAAGTCTTATTTATACAAAGGTTAAAGAAGAAAGCTTTTTTTTACAGATTAAAAAAGAGCAAAATGCTTTTGTGCTTAAGTGTGACAAGCATACAAAACCTTCTAAAATAGCTTATTTGCAAAAGGCTTTAACAATTTTTAAAGAAGACTTTTGTGAAGATATTATAAATGAAGCATTCAAACTTAAAAATAATGCCTTGATTGAAAAAACACCTTTTATCCTTAATGATTTTGAAGAGCTTTTATTTAAGCTTCAAGGTAGAATTTATATAGAAATAGGTTTTGGCTCGGGAAGACATTTACTTTATCAAGCAAGAGAAAATCCTCATGTTTTAATATTAGGTGTTGAAATTTATAATAAGGCTTTAACCCAAGTTGCTAAGCTTGCTAAAGCCCAAAATATCAATAATATTTTGTTGGTGCAAAGTGATGCTAGGTTGTTATTAAGTGTTTTAAAATCACAATCAGTTGAAAAAATTTTTTTGCATTTTCCTGTTCCTTGGGATAAAAAGCCTCACAGACGTGTTATTAGTCAAGATTTTTGTAAAGAATGCGCTAGGGTTTTAAAGTATAATGGTCGCTTTGAACTTAGAACAGATAGTTTTGAATATTTTAATTTTACTTTAAATCAATTTTTAAATTTTCCTTCTCCAAAATTCAGTCTTAAAAAAAATGAGAATTTAGAAGTTTCAAGTAAATATGAAGACAGATGGAAAAGACAAGAAAAAAATATATATGATCTTTGGGTATGGAATTTTGATCAAAAAGATGAAAATTATCAATTAGATGTCTTAGATTTTTCATGTTTTAAGCTTTCTCAGGAAGATTTAAAATTAATAGAATGTAATTTTCAAAATAAAACTATAAAAAAAGAAAATTTTTTCTTGCATTTTGAAAAATTGTATAAACAAGATGAAAATTTAATTTTAAAGATTGCATTTGGAGCTTTTAATAAGCCTGAGCATTGTTATTTGTATTTAAAAGATACTATTCATTTTTTATTTAAAAAACCATTTAAAATTCAAGAAAATATTCAAGCAATGAAGACATTAAAAGAAATAATACAAATGCGTTTTAATAATATATAA